GATACAGCACTGCTTGAAGTCATCTATCATGATGTAGCAAGAGCCAGAGAATATTTTGATCACCAACCTGATGTTGAAACATGGACAACACCTAAATGTATATACATATGCAATATCGAGACACGCTTTGCCGTTGACCTCACGAAACGGGATGATACGAATGAAATTGTGAATCCGGTGTCCTATCGATACTCCAGAAAAGTTGGTAAGGACTTGCATGATAGAAGAGTTCAGTTAATCAGATATCCTTCAGCTAGAAATACGGATGGTATATGTCTAGCTATACTTTCGCCGTTGGCAATCGTAGGGGTAAGTAAATGGAAATACTATCGCATCGTCTTAGTCAATCATGGTGGGACAATCGCTCACAAGGTGACTCGAAATGACAAGAAAGAACTGATCTTTAAGGAGGGAGGTGAGCCGGAGATCCAGCTTTAAGCCCCTCTACTCTGGACGGGGAGAATTGTATCGAAATCGATTGCTAGTTTGCGACTTGCAAAGCTGTTTGCTTAGGTAGAGAAAGGCATATCCTGGTGCCTTTCGGAGCATTCGGCAGAAACTCCAGCGACCCTCTCAGCAGGTTTACATAGCTGGCAGCATAGAAGAAATTATTGATTTTGGTTTGATCCTTACTCAAGAAAGCCGAAAGCTCAGTTTCCGAAAAGGTTTTGCCTTGATCTGATATGATGAATTGCACCATGCTTTCGGTTTCGCCAAGACTGATAAAAATTTGCACTTCTTCGTCGATACCGTATGACTTTGAGCTATGAGTGATCAAGTGGATAAAGATGTTGAATAAACGATATCGTTCTGCTTGAAATCTGATTCCATCTTGTATGTCCTTGATGAAATACCAGTCAGGATGGTTTTCTTGGAGAAAGCTTATGACGTCTTCAATAAAACTATCGGCCTGGATAATATCCTTACTGGAACTTTCAAGGTTCGATTGGTTGAAGGTAAAGATCGTATCATTGACGTCCTTTATTCCTGATTGCAGTTCTTTAAGGGAGTTGGCAAAATCTCGTCGCGTTGCAATAGTATGATGATTGTATTCGCGAAAGACTGTGAGTAGTTGCTCTCTATCCAAAGGAATGACATCTTGTCCTTGCTCTAGTCGTTGAGCAAATTTTTCTAGCTGAATCGTCAGTCGATGATTCTTAGATTCCAGTTCATGAATGGCGACCGATAGTGAGTTGGTTTTCGTGCCAATGTCATTAGCGAGTTCCTGGCTTTGTTCGGCGCGACCAAGCCGGTGAGAGTAATGCATAAGGTCTCGCTTGGCCTGCTTGAGTTCAGTATGAGTATCAGAGATCGCTTTTTGTAGCTCGCTACGATCTTGCATGAGGGTGCTAGTTATCTGCTCCTTCATTTCAAGATCTTTTTCATTGGAGCTTAAGCGCTCTCTCTGCTCCCGTTGAGCGGTAGAAAATCTAGATATCGCTTCGTTGATTGCCTCTTGAATACGACTGAATTCATCAACATGTTCGTGAGCTTTCTTGAGCTGGAGGGCCTGATATCGGTTATGCTGAATCGTAGTAACAAAGTATTCCTGTATCGCTTTAAGGTGACGTGTCACTCTATTTTTGAAAAGAGATAAATAAACAAGACTGAGTATCAAGCCTAGAACGAAGCTGCTAACGGCCATGATCAAAGCTTGCTCGATCAGTCGATCATAGATCTTTTCTTTGGTGGCAATCACTCTGAGAAAACCAAGGGTCGGAGTCTGAGGATTTTGGTTGATCGATATCAAAGGGTAGTCACG
This sequence is a window from Pseudobacteriovorax antillogorgiicola. Protein-coding genes within it:
- a CDS encoding RES family NAD+ phosphorylase, whose translation is MTEMETYANNECYRAIYTAGEDLLGDLGLDITQDEINFLIQTMNNSGIDHSGEQKNRCFDYAFDRLDSSWLIPNDSLLSPLLRGGESRFSDGSFGMFYAAEDEDTALLEVIYHDVARAREYFDHQPDVETWTTPKCIYICNIETRFAVDLTKRDDTNEIVNPVSYRYSRKVGKDLHDRRVQLIRYPSARNTDGICLAILSPLAIVGVSKWKYYRIVLVNHGGTIAHKVTRNDKKELIFKEGGEPEIQL